The window GGCGAGAGAGTAAGAGGCGAATTCATGATTACGGGTATTAGCAAAAGTAAAATAGTAGATGTTTTTCACTATGAAGATGCTGACATCTGGCATAAATGTAAAGTGGTATATTATGTTGCAGAAGAAAGTGGAAAGGAAAAGAAAATTACCAATCAAATGATTGTGACTGCTAAGAATGTGAAAGAGGCTTACGATAGAATTTATTTAAGCTTAAATAATATGCTAGTTTCTTTTCAGGTTCCTGAAGTAATTGAAAGCCCTATTATAGAAGTATTTAATTATAGTGGTGATATTTCTCCTGAATCATCTGAGCTGGAGGAAGAATTATCTCCTGAAGAAAATGAATAAAAAAATTCCCCAAGGACTATATTTCCTTGGGGGAAACCATTTTATTGAATATTTAAGCCCCAATCATATTCATAAAATGAATAATCATAGTTAGATGGTATTTTCTGATTTCTATATTTATTGATGTAAGCCATTACATTTTCAGCCTTCATTTTAAAATCTCTGTCATACCATTTGAAAATCATGGATATCTCAACCTTATTTTCTTGATTATTAACTTTTATAAAATCAGGATTATTGATGGAGTTTCTGGTTCTTTCATTTAATTGGGCATCTAAATTATCAGCTGTAAATGCAAAATCTGCTAGTTCAGGA is drawn from Marivirga arenosa and contains these coding sequences:
- a CDS encoding DUF4494 domain-containing protein, yielding MKQWFLCKVKYQKEDENGRLKSVTEPYLVDAVSFTEAETRIYEEMGERVRGEFMITGISKSKIVDVFHYEDADIWHKCKVVYYVAEESGKEKKITNQMIVTAKNVKEAYDRIYLSLNNMLVSFQVPEVIESPIIEVFNYSGDISPESSELEEELSPEENE